A region of Flavobacterium indicum GPTSA100-9 = DSM 17447 DNA encodes the following proteins:
- a CDS encoding DinB family protein: MKNLFEYEYSEYYGYYIKLNPAESILEGLENQMNETISFFNSITAEKLDYQYEKGKWTPKDILQHIIDTERIFTYRALCFARNDKTQLPGYDENDFAAKANASNRAIIDLIEEYKLVKQATIMLFKSFDLDMLQQIGVANHTEISVRAIGYILPGHEIHHLNVIKERYL; encoded by the coding sequence ATGAAAAATTTATTTGAATATGAATACTCGGAATATTACGGCTATTATATAAAGTTAAATCCTGCTGAATCCATTTTAGAAGGATTAGAAAATCAAATGAATGAAACAATTTCGTTTTTTAATTCAATTACTGCTGAAAAATTGGATTATCAATATGAAAAAGGGAAATGGACACCAAAAGATATTCTTCAACACATTATCGATACAGAAAGAATTTTTACCTATAGAGCTTTATGTTTTGCCAGAAATGATAAAACACAGCTTCCAGGTTATGATGAAAATGATTTTGCCGCTAAAGCGAATGCTTCAAATAGAGCTATTATCGATTTAATTGAAGAATATAAATTGGTTAAACAAGCTACTATTATGTTATTTAAAAGTTTTGATTTAGACATGTTGCAACAAATAGGTGTAGCAAATCATACTGAAATTTCAGTTAGAGCAATTGGTTATATTTTACCCGGTCATGAAATACATCACCTAAATGTAATTAAAGAGCGTTATTTGTGA
- a CDS encoding deoxyhypusine synthase family protein, protein MSKGPISQFVEKHYLHFNAAALVDAAKGYEEHLLDNGKMMVTLAGAMSTAELGKSLAEMIRQDKIHIISCTGANLEEDIMNLVAHNSYKRVPNYRDLSPQEEWDLLENHYNRVTDTCIPEEEAFRRLQSHLFDIWNNADSKGERYFPHEFMYQMINSGVLEQYYEIDPKDSWMVAAAEKNLPIVVPGWEDSTMGNIFASYCIKGEFKATTMKSGIEYMMWLADWYKENCAGKGIGFFQIGGGIAGDFPICVVPMLYQDMEMHDVPFWAYFCQISDSTTSYGSYSGAVPNEKITWGKLDITTPKFIVESDATIVAPLIFAYILGW, encoded by the coding sequence ATGAGTAAAGGACCAATTAGTCAATTCGTAGAAAAGCATTATTTACATTTTAATGCTGCTGCTTTAGTAGATGCTGCTAAAGGATATGAAGAACATTTATTAGATAATGGTAAAATGATGGTTACCCTGGCTGGTGCAATGTCTACTGCAGAATTAGGTAAATCATTAGCAGAAATGATTCGTCAAGATAAAATTCACATTATTTCTTGTACTGGTGCTAACCTAGAAGAAGATATTATGAATTTAGTAGCTCATAATTCTTATAAAAGAGTACCTAATTATAGAGATTTATCACCTCAAGAAGAATGGGATTTATTAGAAAATCACTATAATAGAGTAACAGATACTTGTATTCCAGAAGAAGAAGCATTTAGAAGACTACAATCGCATTTATTTGATATTTGGAATAATGCAGATTCAAAAGGAGAAAGATATTTTCCACATGAATTTATGTATCAAATGATCAATTCAGGAGTTTTAGAACAATATTACGAAATAGACCCTAAAGATTCTTGGATGGTAGCTGCAGCAGAAAAGAATTTACCAATTGTTGTTCCTGGATGGGAAGACAGTACTATGGGTAATATTTTTGCTTCTTATTGTATTAAAGGAGAGTTTAAAGCTACTACAATGAAAAGTGGAATTGAGTACATGATGTGGTTGGCTGATTGGTATAAAGAAAATTGTGCAGGAAAAGGTATTGGATTCTTCCAAATTGGTGGTGGTATCGCAGGTGACTTCCCTATTTGTGTTGTTCCAATGTTATATCAAGATATGGAGATGCACGATGTGCCGTTTTGGGCCTATTTCTGCCAGATTTCAGATTCAACTACAAGTTATGGATCTTATTCAGGTGCAGTGCCCAACGAAAAAATCACTTGGGGTAAATTAGACATAACTACTCCTAAATTTATTGTTGAGTCTGATGCTACAATAGTTGCCCCATTAATTTTTGCCTATATTTTAGGGTGGTAA
- a CDS encoding type III PLP-dependent enzyme domain-containing protein produces MKTNYFDLINQTFYFPQEEFTLNKDNLQFHGIDLMKLVEEYGTPLKFTYLPKISQNINRAKMWFRNSMEKHGYEAKYYYCYCTKSSHFEFILNEALKNNIHIETSSAFDINIVEKLMENGKINKNTFVVCNGFKRGKYVENIARIINNGHKNTIPVIDNFEELDLLQEQIEGKFKIGIRIAAEEEPKFEFYTSRLGIGYKDIVPFYRKQIQENKKVELKMLHFFINTGIRDTAYYWNELLKCMKVYIALKKECPSLDSLNIGGGFPIKSSLAFDYDYEYMIDEILNQIKIACDDAEIDVPHIFTEFGSYTVGESGGAVYQVLYQKKQNDRENWNMIDSSFITTLPDTWAINKRFVMLAVNRWNDTYERVLLGGLTCDSDDYYNSEQHMNAVYLPKYNKEKPLYIGFFNTGAYQETIGGFGGLHHCILPQPKHILIDKDKNGIIATEIFSEEQQAEDVLNILGYNKNKE; encoded by the coding sequence ATGAAAACAAATTATTTCGATTTAATTAATCAGACTTTTTATTTCCCTCAAGAAGAATTTACTTTAAATAAAGACAATTTACAATTTCACGGCATTGATTTAATGAAATTGGTTGAAGAATACGGTACTCCTCTAAAATTTACCTATTTACCTAAGATTTCACAAAATATAAATCGTGCTAAAATGTGGTTTCGTAATTCCATGGAAAAACATGGTTATGAAGCTAAATATTATTATTGCTACTGTACAAAAAGTTCGCATTTTGAATTTATTCTTAATGAGGCTTTAAAAAACAACATCCACATTGAAACTTCTTCTGCATTTGACATTAACATAGTTGAAAAATTAATGGAAAATGGTAAAATCAACAAAAATACTTTTGTAGTTTGTAATGGTTTTAAACGTGGCAAATATGTTGAAAATATTGCTCGTATCATTAATAACGGACATAAAAATACCATTCCTGTAATCGATAATTTTGAAGAATTAGATTTGTTACAAGAACAAATTGAAGGTAAATTTAAAATTGGTATTCGTATTGCAGCTGAAGAAGAACCAAAATTTGAGTTTTATACTTCAAGATTAGGAATTGGCTACAAAGACATTGTTCCCTTCTACAGAAAGCAAATTCAAGAAAATAAAAAAGTGGAACTAAAAATGCTTCACTTCTTTATTAATACTGGAATTCGAGATACCGCCTATTATTGGAACGAATTATTAAAATGTATGAAGGTATATATAGCTTTGAAAAAAGAATGTCCTTCATTAGATAGTTTAAATATTGGTGGAGGTTTTCCAATTAAGAGCTCGCTGGCTTTTGATTATGATTATGAATACATGATTGATGAGATCTTAAATCAAATCAAGATTGCTTGTGATGATGCTGAAATTGATGTACCTCATATTTTTACAGAATTTGGTTCTTATACCGTTGGTGAGTCTGGCGGTGCGGTATATCAAGTTTTATATCAGAAAAAACAAAATGATAGAGAAAACTGGAACATGATTGACTCGTCATTTATTACCACATTACCCGATACATGGGCCATTAACAAACGATTTGTTATGTTAGCTGTGAATCGCTGGAACGACACCTATGAACGCGTACTTTTAGGTGGTTTAACTTGTGATTCAGATGATTATTATAATTCTGAACAGCACATGAATGCCGTGTATTTACCAAAATACAATAAAGAGAAACCATTATATATAGGTTTCTTTAATACGGGTGCTTATCAAGAAACAATTGGTGGTTTTGGAGGGTTGCACCACTGCATTTTACCACAGCCTAAACATATTTTGATTGATAAGGACAAAAATGGTATAATTGCGACTGAAATATTTTCAGAAGAGCAGCAAGCAGAAGATGTATTAAATATTTTAGGATACAATAAAAATAAAGAATAA
- the aroB gene encoding 3-dehydroquinate synthase, whose amino-acid sequence MNAIQANNYQIVFNENSFEYLSQILIPTNYSKAIILVDEHTNEYCLPSFISNIATKVEIEIIEIEAGEGVKNIATCIELWETLIELGADRKSIILNLGGGVITDLGGFVACTFKRGIDFINIPTTLLSMVDASIGGKNGIDLGKLKNQIGIIKEPKAVLINSSFLSTLPAKEMRSGLAEMLKHGLIFDKTYWDKFKNISNLNTDDLDDLIKQSIVIKNTIVSQDLTENGIRKSLNFGHTLGHAIESYFLENEEKTTLLHGEAIAVGMILESYISLELNLLTKEEYAEIKYIITDIFEKIDFNNSDIEKIIELLIFDKKNEFGKVQFALLNGIGNIKIDQIVDNSLIYKAFNDYKRV is encoded by the coding sequence ATGAACGCAATTCAAGCAAATAATTATCAGATAGTTTTCAATGAAAATAGTTTTGAATATTTGAGTCAAATTTTAATTCCAACGAATTATTCAAAAGCTATTATTCTGGTTGACGAACACACCAATGAATATTGTTTACCCTCTTTTATTTCAAATATAGCTACAAAAGTAGAAATTGAAATCATTGAAATTGAAGCAGGTGAAGGAGTGAAAAACATTGCAACCTGTATTGAACTTTGGGAAACTTTAATTGAATTAGGTGCTGATAGAAAAAGTATTATTCTAAATTTAGGTGGAGGAGTCATTACTGACTTGGGAGGTTTTGTTGCTTGTACCTTTAAAAGAGGTATTGATTTCATTAATATACCTACTACTCTACTTTCTATGGTAGATGCATCTATAGGTGGAAAAAACGGCATTGATTTAGGTAAGTTGAAAAATCAAATTGGTATTATAAAAGAGCCGAAAGCGGTACTAATTAATTCTAGTTTTCTAAGTACTTTGCCAGCTAAAGAAATGCGTTCTGGATTGGCTGAAATGTTAAAACACGGTTTGATATTTGATAAAACTTATTGGGATAAATTTAAAAATATAAGTAACTTAAATACAGATGATTTAGACGATTTAATTAAACAATCTATTGTAATTAAAAATACTATAGTTTCACAAGATTTAACCGAAAATGGAATCCGAAAATCATTAAATTTTGGTCACACCTTAGGTCATGCAATTGAAAGCTATTTCCTTGAAAATGAAGAAAAAACAACTTTACTTCATGGTGAAGCAATTGCTGTTGGAATGATCTTAGAAAGCTATATTTCATTAGAATTAAATTTACTTACTAAAGAAGAATATGCTGAAATAAAGTATATCATTACTGATATTTTTGAAAAAATAGATTTTAATAATTCTGATATTGAAAAGATAATTGAACTGTTGATTTTTGACAAGAAAAATGAATTTGGAAAAGTTCAATTTGCATTATTAAACGGAATTGGAAATATTAAAATAGATCAAATTGTAGATAATTCATTGATTTACAAAGCATTTAATGATTACAAAAGGGTGTGA
- a CDS encoding proline dehydrogenase family protein, protein MEKIFNNTENAFILKSDNELNRAYFLFKMIGNPTLVKIGTSLTNFALGLHLPVEGLIRKTVFDHFCGGVNEQDCLKVVDKMYTKGVSSVLDYSVEGKEEEEQFDAALAMTIRTIDFAKESQAIPFAVFKPTGLGRIDLYEKIGAQLPLSSSEQNEWNRVVARFEKVCQYAYDKDVTILIDAEESWMQDAADDLVEKMMEKFNVNRALIFNTLQMYRWDRLDYLKGLHERAKVKGFHIGMKLVRGAYMEKEAKRAEEKGYKNPICPSKQATDANFNAGVAYMMEHIDTMAIFAGTHNEDSSYLVMQLMAEKGLAKNDPRIWFGQLYGMSDNISYNLAAAGYNIAKYLPFGPVRDVMPYLIRRAQENTSVAGQTGRELSLIISERNRRKLK, encoded by the coding sequence ATGGAAAAAATATTTAATAATACAGAAAATGCATTCATTTTAAAATCAGATAATGAGTTAAATAGAGCTTATTTTTTATTTAAAATGATTGGCAATCCTACTTTAGTAAAAATAGGTACTTCATTAACAAATTTCGCGCTTGGCTTACATTTACCTGTGGAAGGATTGATTAGAAAAACAGTTTTTGATCATTTTTGTGGTGGTGTAAATGAACAAGACTGCCTTAAAGTTGTTGATAAAATGTACACCAAAGGCGTGTCTTCTGTTCTTGATTATTCTGTTGAAGGTAAAGAAGAAGAAGAGCAATTTGACGCGGCTTTAGCAATGACAATTAGAACTATTGATTTTGCTAAAGAAAGTCAGGCTATCCCTTTTGCAGTTTTTAAACCAACTGGTTTAGGACGCATTGATTTATATGAAAAAATTGGTGCTCAATTGCCTTTAAGTTCTTCCGAACAAAACGAATGGAATAGAGTAGTGGCTCGTTTTGAAAAAGTATGTCAATACGCATATGATAAAGATGTTACCATTTTAATTGATGCTGAAGAATCATGGATGCAAGATGCTGCTGATGATTTAGTTGAAAAAATGATGGAAAAATTCAATGTTAACAGAGCATTGATTTTTAATACGTTACAAATGTATCGTTGGGACCGTTTAGATTATTTAAAAGGGTTACACGAAAGGGCAAAAGTAAAAGGATTTCATATTGGGATGAAATTAGTTCGCGGAGCTTACATGGAAAAAGAAGCTAAACGTGCAGAGGAAAAAGGATACAAGAATCCAATTTGCCCATCAAAGCAAGCAACCGATGCTAATTTTAATGCTGGAGTTGCATACATGATGGAACATATTGATACAATGGCTATTTTTGCTGGAACACATAATGAAGACAGTTCTTATTTAGTCATGCAATTGATGGCCGAAAAAGGATTAGCAAAAAACGATCCAAGAATTTGGTTTGGCCAATTATATGGTATGAGTGATAATATAAGTTATAATTTAGCCGCTGCAGGTTATAATATTGCAAAATATTTACCATTTGGTCCCGTACGAGACGTTATGCCATATTTGATTAGACGCGCACAAGAAAATACTTCTGTAGCTGGGCAAACGGGTAGGGAGTTATCCTTAATTATCTCAGAAAGAAATAGAAGAAAATTAAAATAA
- a CDS encoding SGNH/GDSL hydrolase family protein produces MKNQVIRYVQFLFIQTLPFVVFLILFELLLRSIPNDYQLKRQYLIKNASEIEVLYLGNSHTFYGIRPEYCSKKAYNLGHISQSLNIDYAFLKKYESKWKKLKYVIIPLDYFSLFEELNHSDEDWRIKNYKIYHHLSIRNKFQDNFECFNVDFKSNCKRIIKNYLLRQNEVTATKLGYGTAFQSSSNLDLKTTGIEAAKRHFAQSDSLYKNNYKSLIAILNFTRKYNIKPILVSFPTYATYYQNLDKNQLLKTIQTAYKLKTKYSSLLYFNLLDSNYFTKEDFHDGDHLNEIGAKKLTLFLNIALN; encoded by the coding sequence TTGAAAAATCAAGTAATTCGATATGTACAATTTCTTTTCATTCAAACTTTACCGTTTGTTGTATTTTTAATTCTATTTGAATTATTACTACGTTCAATACCCAATGATTACCAATTAAAAAGACAATACTTAATTAAAAATGCTTCTGAAATTGAAGTGTTGTATCTAGGAAATTCACATACGTTCTATGGTATTCGTCCAGAATATTGTTCTAAAAAAGCATATAATTTAGGCCATATTTCACAATCCTTAAATATAGACTATGCATTTCTGAAAAAATATGAGTCGAAATGGAAAAAATTAAAATATGTGATTATTCCGTTGGATTATTTTTCTTTATTTGAAGAGTTAAACCATTCAGACGAAGATTGGCGAATTAAAAACTACAAAATTTACCACCACTTATCTATAAGAAACAAATTTCAAGATAATTTTGAGTGTTTCAATGTTGATTTTAAATCCAATTGTAAACGAATAATAAAAAATTACCTATTACGTCAAAATGAAGTTACAGCAACTAAATTAGGATATGGAACGGCTTTTCAGTCAAGTTCAAATTTAGATTTAAAAACAACCGGAATTGAAGCTGCTAAACGACATTTTGCCCAATCTGATTCACTTTACAAAAACAATTATAAATCATTGATTGCTATTTTGAATTTTACAAGAAAATACAACATCAAGCCTATTTTAGTCTCTTTTCCAACCTACGCTACTTATTATCAAAATTTGGATAAAAACCAACTCTTGAAAACTATTCAAACGGCTTATAAATTAAAGACAAAATATTCTTCTTTACTTTACTTTAATTTGTTGGATTCAAATTACTTTACCAAAGAGGATTTTCATGATGGTGATCATTTAAATGAAATTGGAGCCAAAAAATTAACCCTATTTTTAAATATAGCCTTAAACTGA
- a CDS encoding thiol-disulfide oxidoreductase DCC family protein yields MDFPKDKKIILFDGVCNYCNAKINFIIKHDNKDVFRFVALQSDKGKEIIKYLGISNTIDSIVLYEPGVAYYIKSQAVFSILKELKTGYQWVLLLNFIPNSIKDLVYDYIARNRYKWYGKKEACMIPNEEIRNKFLS; encoded by the coding sequence ATGGATTTTCCAAAGGATAAAAAAATAATACTGTTTGATGGTGTATGCAATTATTGCAATGCTAAAATTAATTTCATTATAAAACACGACAATAAAGATGTATTCCGATTTGTTGCGTTACAAAGTGATAAAGGAAAAGAAATTATAAAATATTTGGGGATTTCCAATACTATAGACAGTATTGTATTGTATGAACCTGGAGTTGCTTATTATATTAAATCTCAAGCCGTTTTTTCTATTTTAAAAGAACTCAAAACAGGCTATCAATGGGTGTTGCTTTTAAATTTTATTCCAAATTCAATTAAAGATTTGGTTTATGATTATATTGCAAGGAATAGATACAAATGGTATGGTAAAAAAGAGGCTTGTATGATTCCAAATGAAGAAATTAGAAATAAATTTTTGTCTTGA
- a CDS encoding endonuclease MutS2: protein MIAINEKTLKDLEFNTILQTISERCNTELGSEKALQIQPFKNKEELLAELDYTNEYLASFSNNNALPNHGFETITNDLKLLAIEDSFLELASIRKIYQINKTANQYILFLKKFKEYYPQLFQKSLQIEFTTVIARAIDEVVDKYGEIKDDASPDLVNIRRNIQLVRGKINQSFGMALSHYNALGYLDEIKETIVDNRRVLAVSAMYRKKVKGTILGNSKTGSIAYIEPETTLKYSRELNNLEYEEREEIIKILRNLSTSIRPFVSTLNEYQDFLSDMDVIASKAKYAHKINAILPEITEEKHLFFREAFHPILYLKNKEEGKVTYPQTIDLDNENRIIVISGPNAGGKTISLKTVGLLQLMLQSGMLIPVHERSTTFLFDRILTDIGDNQSIENHLSTYSYRLKNMNYFLKKCNAKTLFLIDEFGTGSDPELGGALAETFLEEFYAREAFGIITTHYTNLKILANELPFASNANMLFDEKSLEPMFKLHLGQPGSSFTFEVAQKNGIPYGLINRAKKKIENTKVRFDKTIATLQKERSKLEKTSTILKEEESKAREESQKMEKINAKIQEKLERYQEMYDANQRLIYMGQKIDDISEKYFNNKDKKSLIGEFLKMVEIENSKRKKLSAKEKKQKEIVEKQVEAEVQVKVEEIRKEKKEKKIKAQKAEENKPKVVLKVGDRVRMKDGKSIGTIDKIEKNKATVNYGIFTSKVALEELEWIQPL from the coding sequence ATTGCTATAAACGAAAAGACCTTAAAAGATTTAGAATTTAATACCATTTTACAAACCATTTCAGAACGATGCAATACTGAACTTGGTAGTGAAAAAGCACTTCAAATTCAACCTTTTAAAAACAAAGAAGAATTACTTGCCGAATTAGACTATACCAACGAATATTTAGCTTCTTTTTCAAACAATAATGCTTTGCCTAACCACGGCTTTGAAACCATTACAAACGATTTGAAATTGTTAGCAATTGAAGATAGTTTTTTAGAATTAGCCAGTATTCGAAAAATCTATCAAATTAATAAAACGGCCAATCAATACATTCTATTTTTAAAAAAATTTAAAGAATATTACCCACAACTTTTTCAAAAATCACTTCAAATTGAATTTACAACTGTCATAGCTCGTGCCATTGATGAAGTAGTTGATAAGTATGGTGAGATTAAAGATGATGCTTCGCCAGATTTAGTAAATATTCGAAGAAATATTCAATTGGTTCGTGGTAAAATCAATCAGAGTTTCGGTATGGCATTGTCGCATTATAACGCACTAGGTTATTTGGATGAAATTAAAGAAACTATTGTTGATAATCGTAGAGTTTTAGCAGTTTCAGCCATGTATCGTAAAAAAGTAAAAGGTACTATTTTAGGTAATTCTAAAACAGGAAGTATTGCTTATATTGAGCCTGAAACGACTTTGAAATATTCTCGTGAATTAAATAATTTGGAATACGAAGAACGTGAAGAAATTATTAAGATTTTAAGAAATCTATCAACGTCTATTCGACCATTTGTCAGTACTTTAAATGAGTATCAAGATTTTTTAAGTGATATGGATGTCATTGCTTCTAAAGCAAAATATGCACATAAAATCAATGCGATTTTACCTGAAATCACTGAAGAAAAGCATTTGTTCTTTAGAGAAGCTTTCCATCCTATCCTCTATTTAAAAAACAAAGAAGAAGGAAAAGTAACTTATCCACAAACCATTGATTTAGATAATGAAAATCGCATAATTGTAATTTCCGGTCCCAATGCTGGGGGTAAAACCATATCTTTAAAAACAGTGGGATTATTACAATTGATGTTGCAATCCGGAATGTTAATTCCTGTTCATGAGCGAAGTACAACTTTCTTGTTCGATCGAATTTTAACAGATATAGGTGACAATCAATCCATAGAAAATCATTTAAGCACGTATAGCTATCGATTAAAAAATATGAATTACTTTTTGAAAAAATGTAATGCTAAAACCTTATTTTTAATTGATGAATTTGGAACCGGTTCTGATCCAGAATTGGGCGGTGCTTTGGCTGAAACATTTTTAGAGGAATTTTATGCCCGAGAGGCATTTGGTATTATTACAACACATTATACAAATTTAAAAATTTTAGCAAATGAATTGCCTTTTGCGAGTAATGCCAATATGTTATTTGATGAAAAATCACTGGAGCCCATGTTTAAATTACATTTAGGTCAACCAGGTAGTTCATTTACTTTTGAAGTTGCTCAGAAAAACGGAATTCCTTATGGATTGATTAATCGTGCAAAGAAGAAAATTGAAAATACAAAAGTTCGATTTGATAAAACCATTGCAACTTTACAAAAAGAACGTTCCAAATTAGAAAAAACTTCTACTATTTTAAAAGAAGAAGAATCTAAAGCTCGTGAGGAAAGTCAGAAAATGGAAAAAATCAATGCCAAAATTCAAGAAAAATTAGAACGCTATCAAGAAATGTATGATGCCAATCAGCGTTTGATTTATATGGGGCAAAAAATTGATGATATTTCGGAAAAATATTTTAACAATAAAGACAAAAAATCTTTAATTGGTGAATTTTTAAAGATGGTTGAAATTGAAAATTCAAAACGAAAAAAACTATCGGCTAAAGAGAAAAAACAAAAAGAAATTGTTGAAAAACAAGTAGAAGCTGAAGTGCAAGTTAAAGTAGAAGAAATCCGTAAAGAGAAAAAAGAAAAGAAAATAAAAGCTCAGAAAGCGGAAGAAAATAAACCAAAAGTTGTGTTGAAAGTGGGTGATAGAGTACGTATGAAAGACGGAAAATCGATTGGTACTATTGACAAAATTGAAAAAAACAAAGCAACCGTAAATTACGGAATATTTACTTCCAAAGTTGCACTTGAAGAATTAGAATGGATTCAGCCTCTGTAA